From Apium graveolens cultivar Ventura chromosome 9, ASM990537v1, whole genome shotgun sequence, the proteins below share one genomic window:
- the LOC141685680 gene encoding uncharacterized protein LOC141685680, with product MEVVGEKRMIQLIELEEFRLQAYEINKVYKEKVKRWHDRRLVRKSFVPDQKYLLYNSHLRLFPGKLKTRWSGPFTVKTMFPHGAVDIFDMHPDQAFKVNGQRFKHYYGDMVNREVVSVVLSTT from the coding sequence ATGGAAGTTGTTGGAGagaaaagaatgattcaacttATTGAACTCGAGGAGTTTCGACTACAGGCTTATGAGATTAACAAggtgtacaaggagaaagtcaagagatgGCATGATAGGAGATTAGTGCGCAAGTCTTTTGTGCCCGATCAGAAGTATCTATTGTAcaactctcatctccgactttttccGGGAAAACTTAAGACCAGGTGGTCAGGGCCATTCACGGTCAAAACTATGTTTCCGCATGGAGCTGTGGATATTTTTGACATGCATCCGGATCAAGCGTTCAAGGTGAATGGGCAGAGATTTAAGCATTATTATGGAGATATGGTGAACCGCGAGGTGGTGAGCGTCGTTCTTTCAACAACTTGA